The Erythrobacter sp. JK5 genome includes a region encoding these proteins:
- a CDS encoding crotonase/enoyl-CoA hydratase family protein yields MSEEVLTSVEDGVLIVTINRPEAKNAMSKAAAEGIAAAMDRLDSEDDLRVGILTGAGGTFCSGMDLKGFLRGESPTVEGRGFGGVVQAPPAKPLIAAVEGYALAGGLELMIACDLVVAHKDAKFGIPEAKRGLVAAAGGVMMLPDQIPERIAMELALTGDFIGADRAYELGLINQVTDGAALDAAKALAAKIAANGPLAVKVSKQVMKESRGWAMEDRYKNQAQLIAPVFVSEDAREGAAAFAEKRAPNWKGK; encoded by the coding sequence GTGAGTGAAGAAGTCCTGACGAGCGTCGAGGACGGCGTCCTGATCGTCACCATCAACCGTCCTGAAGCCAAGAACGCCATGTCCAAGGCGGCGGCCGAGGGCATCGCGGCGGCGATGGACCGGCTCGACAGCGAGGACGATCTGCGGGTCGGCATCCTGACCGGCGCGGGCGGCACGTTCTGTTCGGGCATGGACCTCAAAGGCTTCCTGCGCGGCGAAAGCCCTACGGTCGAAGGCCGCGGTTTCGGCGGCGTGGTACAGGCCCCTCCGGCCAAGCCGCTGATTGCCGCAGTTGAAGGCTACGCACTGGCAGGCGGCCTCGAACTGATGATCGCCTGCGATCTCGTCGTCGCGCACAAGGATGCGAAGTTCGGCATTCCCGAAGCCAAGCGCGGGCTTGTCGCTGCGGCGGGCGGCGTGATGATGCTGCCCGACCAGATCCCCGAGCGGATCGCGATGGAACTGGCGCTGACCGGCGACTTCATCGGGGCCGATCGCGCCTACGAACTCGGCCTGATCAACCAGGTGACCGATGGGGCTGCGCTCGACGCGGCCAAGGCGCTCGCCGCCAAGATCGCCGCCAACGGCCCGCTCGCGGTCAAGGTGTCCAAGCAGGTGATGAAGGAATCGCGCGGCTGGGCGATGGAGGATCGCTACAAGAATCAGGCGCAACTTATCGCGCCGGTGTTCGTATCTGAAGACGCCCGCGAAGGCGCCGCCGCCTTCGCCGAAAAGCGCGCCCCGAACTGGAAAGGGAAATAG